GCCGACCGCTTCGAGGTCCGCGTCGGGGGCGGCGCCGACGACGCCGACGGCTGGTACGTCGAGCCCACCATCCTCACCGACGTCGACCCCGACGCCGAAATCGCCCAGGAGGAGGTGTTCGGCCCCGTCATGGCGGTGATGCGCGCGCGCGACTTCGACCACGCCCTGGAGCTCGCCAACGCCACCGACTACGCCCTCACCGGCGGCGTGTTCAGCCGCCTCCGCGAGCGCATCGAACGGGCCCGCCGCGAGTTCCGGGTCGGCAACCTCTACGTCAACCGCAAGATCACCGGCAGCCTCGTCGGCGTCCAACCGTTCGGAGGGTTCGACCTCAGCGGCACGAACGCCAAGGCCGGCGGCCCCGACTACCTCCGCCTGTTCATGGAGGCCAAGACCGTCACCGAGCGCTTCTGATGTTCGGCGCGACCCCACCCCCCGTCGCGCCGCTCCGCAAGGCACCCACCGTCGCCGCGGAGGTGCACGCCCGCCTCCGGCACCAGCTGCTGCTCGGCGCCTGGCCGCCCGGCACCCGCCTCCGCGAAGCGGACCTCGCCCGCGCCTTCGAGGTGTCGCGCACCCCCGTCCGCGAGGCGTTCGGACGCCTCGAACAGGAGGGGCTGCTGGACGCGCACCCCAACCAGGGGGTGCGGGTGCGGCAGCCCAGCGTCCGCGAGGCGCTCGACGCCTACGCCCTCCGCGCGGACCTCGAGGGCGCCGCCGCCCGCCTCGCCGCGGAACGCGCCGACGCCGCCGCACGCCGGGACCTGTTCGCCCGGCTCGACGCCACCGAAGCCAGCGCCGACGCCGACCACGCGGCGCAGGTCGAGGCCGACCTCGCCTTCCACCGCCACCTCGCGCACGCCGCCGACAGCGCCCCCCTGCTGCGCGCGCTCGAGGGCCTCGAGGGGCACGTCACCCCCATCAAGGTCGCCACCCGCGACCAGAACGCCGCCGCCGCCACCCGCGCGCAACACCGCGCGATCGCCGACGCCGTCGGCGCGGGCGACGCCGCCGCCGCGGAAACCGCCATGCGCGAGCACGTCGCCTGGTTCGCCGACCTCGTCGCGGAGCGTCTCGCAGCGCCGGAGGCCGGCGCATGAGCCTCTACCGCGACGTGCTGCTGGGCGTCGCCGGCTGGGGTCCGCTCGAGCGGTTCGCCCGCCGGCGGGGGCTGGCGCTCGGCGCGAACCGGTTCGTCGCCGGCGAGTCGCTCGCCGACGGCGTCGCCGCCGCGCAGGCGCTCGTGCGGGACGGGACCTACCCCATCCTCGACGTGCTCGGCGAGTACGTCACGACGCCCGAGGACGCCGCCGCGATGGCGGACCGCATCCACGCCGCCCTGCGCGGCCTCGCCGACGTCCCCGAACCGCGCATGGCGTCGGTGAAACCCACCCAGGTCGGACTCGGCATCGACCCCGACCTGGGCGTACGGCACCTCCGCGCGCTGGCGGAGACGGCGCGCGAGGCCTCGGTCCATCTGGCGCTCGACATGGAGGACCACCCCCACGTCGGCGCCACCCTCGACGCCCTCGAGACGCTGCACGACGAGGGGCACCACCACGTCTCCACGGTCCTGCAGAGCTACCTGCTGCGCACCCCCGACGACGTCGAGCGCCTCCTGGCCCGCGACCCCGTCCCCACCCTGCGCCTCGTCAAGGGCGCCTACAAGGAACCCGCGAGCGTGGCGTACCCGAACAAGTCCGACGTCGACGCCGCCTACGCCCGCCTCCTCGACCGCCTGCTCGAGGGCGGCGGCGTCGTGCACGTCGCAACGCACGACGAGGCGTTGATCGCCCACGCCCGCGCGACACGCGACGCCCTCGCGCTCCCCCCCGACCGCATGACGCTGCAGCTGCTGTACGGCGTGAAACGCGGGCTGCAGCGCCGCCTCGTCGCGGAGGGCGAACGCGTCGGCATCTACCTCCC
The nucleotide sequence above comes from Trueperaceae bacterium. Encoded proteins:
- a CDS encoding proline dehydrogenase family protein, giving the protein MSLYRDVLLGVAGWGPLERFARRRGLALGANRFVAGESLADGVAAAQALVRDGTYPILDVLGEYVTTPEDAAAMADRIHAALRGLADVPEPRMASVKPTQVGLGIDPDLGVRHLRALAETAREASVHLALDMEDHPHVGATLDALETLHDEGHHHVSTVLQSYLLRTPDDVERLLARDPVPTLRLVKGAYKEPASVAYPNKSDVDAAYARLLDRLLEGGGVVHVATHDEALIAHARATRDALALPPDRMTLQLLYGVKRGLQRRLVAEGERVGIYLPFGADWYGYFTRRLAERPANLGFVIRGLLG
- a CDS encoding GntR family transcriptional regulator, encoding MFGATPPPVAPLRKAPTVAAEVHARLRHQLLLGAWPPGTRLREADLARAFEVSRTPVREAFGRLEQEGLLDAHPNQGVRVRQPSVREALDAYALRADLEGAAARLAAERADAAARRDLFARLDATEASADADHAAQVEADLAFHRHLAHAADSAPLLRALEGLEGHVTPIKVATRDQNAAAATRAQHRAIADAVGAGDAAAAETAMREHVAWFADLVAERLAAPEAGA